From the Companilactobacillus ginsenosidimutans genome, the window CAATATTGAGCTTCAAGTCAGGTACACTTCCACCATAACTTCTAATCTCATTCATTAAGTTAATCAAGGTTTGCTTCTGAGCCTCTTTGTCGGAGTCATTGTTCTTATATGCATCCTTAACCTTCTCAACTTGGGCATTATATTCAGGCATAAGTTTATCTACCATCTTCTTACGTTGCTCATTACGCTGATCTTGAATCTTTCTTTTCTCAGAATTGTACTTGGAAAGTTTGCCATTGTCTTTATCTGCTTGGAACTGAGCTTGTTTCAAATTCAACTGTTTCTGAAGATCAACAATCTTATCAGTAAACTGCTTCTTGGCTGTCTGTCGTTTAACGTTAATGTTAAGATAACGAATCTTTTGCAATTCATCAAGCTTAGATGAGTATTGAGACTCTTTAGTAATTGGAGAGTCCTCATATTTCTTCAAAGCCTTCTTAACTTTCGCCTCTCGACTGTACTCTTCTTTTTTGGATAAGTGATAGATAATTCGGTAATCCATATTAAAGAGTCTTCGTTTGTTTTTCTCTTCTTGAGCGTTGTTAAATTTAGAAAAATCTGTATCAATTACATCTTGGATAGTTTGTTTCTTCTTACTATCATCAACAGTCAACTTGTCACCTAAAACTTTAACTGTACTTGGCTTCTTGAAGTCAGTGTTCTTTTCTTTTAAGTAGTCAACTAGGTATTCACCCTCTGACTTGAAGGCTGCCATGGCCAAACTTTCCTGAGCAGTTGTTAGAGATGATGGCTGATCATTACCTGTCCAGTTGGCAATGGTAAAATCAGGTGTCATTCCGACAAAATATGAATCCTTGTGTGCATCAGTTGTTCCTGTCTTGCCAGCTGTGTATTTAAAGTTATCCAAACTAGCAGCTTTACCCAATCCATTTGAAACTACGGATTGTAAAGTGTTAAGCATCAAGTAACTTGCATCAGTTGTGTAAATCTTCTTTTCAAGATGTCTGTTTTCATAAAGCATTCTGTCATTTGATTCATCGTAAACACTTTGAATATTCGATGGATGAATGAAGTTACCTTGGCGTGAGAAACTACTATAACCTGATGCCATTTCAGTTGTGGTTGTTCCATCAGTAAATCCACCTAATGCGATGATGGGATTTCGATCTTGGGGAGTTAGACGTGCAAACTCCATTTTTGCAAGGTCGTCGTAGTACGTCTTCTTAGTGTCTTGAAGCGCAAGTTTGAAGGCAACAGTATTAATTGAATTTTCTAGCGCGTGTCTGACCGTCGTCTGTCCTGTGTAACCGGGATACCAGTTGGAGATTCCTTGGACTGGTGAATCAGTTACAGAACTTTGTGGAAGATAGCCACGTTCAAAGGCAGGTGCATATGCGACCAATGGTTTGGCAGCCGAACCAGGTTGTCTGTATCCAGTGACAGCTCGATTAATTTGATCGTATTCTGTTCCACGTCCACCGACAACTGCAATTACATTCCCTGTCTTATTATCAATTACAGTACTAGCTAACTGCGGCTGTAATTTACCATACTTATCTTTAGATTGATTTGAGGCATATACCTTATCTACTAACTCTTCAATTTTACTTTGAAGTACCGGATCAATTGTCGTTCGAATACTATACCCACCATTCATCAACTGACCTCGAGCACGATCATAGGCTTGAGCATATTTTTCATAGTAATCCTTACGGCTCTTGTCATCGTTGAAAGTATACTTCATCGTAAATCCAGACGACTTCATTAACTCTTCAGTAGCATTAAACACTGCATAGTTTAATGCATAGTTTTTCGAAACATCATTATCAAAGGTATGCTTATTAAGTTTAAGACCCAGTGGTTTCTTTCGAGAACTCATGTATTGTTTCTTACTAATTAATCCGTTCTTATTCATGATGCTTAATACCATGTTGCGACGTTTGACTGAACGTTCAGGATAAGCAACTGGATCATAATAAACTGGATTATTTGGAATACCAATGAGCATGGCAATTTGTCCGATGTCCAAATCCTTTTGATCTTTTGAATAATAGTATTTAGCTGCACTACTGAAACCATATGTTGCATGACCCATGTAAACATCGTTGATGTAGAATTCCAATATTTGTTTCTTACTAAACTTCTTTTCTATTTCCTGGGCAATAACCATTTCTTTGATTTTACGAGAGAATGTCTGAGATTGATCTTTTAAAACAACATTTTTAACTAACTGCTGTGTTAAAGTCGATCCACCTTGTACTCGATGTTCAAATACTCGAGCTCCCATTGAACGAAGAATGGCATACATATCAATTCCATGATGGATGTAAAATCTGCTGTCCTCCACTTCAACCAATCCTTTACTGATTAGAGGGTTAACTTTAGATTCATCTGTGTAATCAACATCTGACTGAGAGAATCGTTTCAATTCCTTCCCATCAGCACCATAAATAATCGTAGAGTTTTTAGGATAAAAATCTTTCTTAGTTAATCTGTTGCTATACGAGTATCCATCTGCAATGGATTCTTTTACCGGTGTTCCTATCTTTAACCAAATAGCAACAAAGGCAGCAACAACCAAGATTACAACTATCAATAAAATCTTAGGCCACTTTTTCTTTTTGACCGTTTTACCAACTCTTCTATTCTCTCGCATGTTATCCCCTATTTAACAAATAGTAGCAATCCTGATGAAGCCTTGCTTTCAATAGTACTTAAACCACTTGTCGAAACTTGTATTCCATTTGAATACGATGAACCACCTGTATAGATAAATCCAATTGTTCCAGAAGTTCCAAAGTATACTGAGTTATTGAGTGCAGGATTATTCTTAAACCAGAAAACTGGTTTGGCAGTGTTGAAATTAGCAGTTGAATTATCAGCATTAGTTATACCCATGCCAGACAATACGTCATCTGTGGCATTAGATAAATATTTGCCAAAACTACTTGAACTCGTATCAGTAACAATTGCTGCATTACTTGAAGCTGAACTTATTACTGATTTGATTGTATACTTACCACTTGAAATATTATCAGATTGCACTGAGATGTCTGATCCATCAGAGACATAGTTACCACCCGTTAATGTCATGTAGGAAATTTGACCTTTAGCTTTATCAAAATACAACACGTGCTTATCATTAATACCTGCATCACTTAAAGCATCATCAGCCTTTGCAGAGTTATCCAGTTTAGAGATGATGTCCACGTTAGCTGGTTTATACTTCTCAGTCAAAGGAGAATTTTTTAAAGCTTCTAATTCTGCCTTAGCATTTTGAACTTTACTATCTTCACCTGAATTATTATTGAAGTATTCGTTCATCTTTGCTACTTTATCTTGCATATCATTTTTAACGTTCTTGTTTTTGATTAATTTATTGTATGTGTTAACCATTGAGATTTTCTTCATCGTTAATGACTTATTACTATCTAAAAAGTCATTCCATGTATTGTTGATGTATTTTTCAGCATCGTTTGTTTGTTCAAACCAAATCCTGATTGTATCTAGTCGATTCTTTTGTACTTGATAAACGTCTTGATTAGTTTCATTTAGAAGTGTTTTATCCAAACCATTTAATTGATCTTTAGTAACTGTAACCTTGTATTCATTCTTACCATCAAATAACAAACTAATTTGATGTTTTCTGTCTTCTCTATTTGCAAGTTCAGATTGGACATTCTTATACTTATCTACATTATCCTTTGAAAGGATATTTGTTCCACTAACATCAATCAGCTTTCCAATGAATCCCATTGCATTTTGATTTACGCTTTTCTTCAATACATCTAATTGATTATCTTGATACTGATTAGAGATTTCTTTTGAAATTGCAGCATTTGCTGTTCCCAGAGAAAAAGTGATCAAAAAAACTACAGCAGTAATAACAATAATTACTTTTGCTGCGATTATGAAATAACTAGTTGTTCTTATGTTGTTTCGTAAGTCTTTTTTATCTTTCATCATTTTCCCCATTTAGTTTATTTGTTTCGTATACTATATATATATTAAAGTATCTCATAGATAAAGGTGGCACATCTTGAAAAATTTAACTAAAAACCAATGGCGTTGGACTATCAGTATCTTAATCTTACTAATCATCATTTCACTATTTGCTTTCAATGTATTTCGAATTCGAGACAAATCAACTGATGCTATTTCTAAAATAACTATTCCCTTCTCTTTGATTGTTAATCCAAAGAATATCGATAAGGGTGTTACTCCCAAATCTGTTAATACAGATGTGAATGATTTAAACTCGGAAAAGAATCACGTCGTTAAACTCACAAATAACATTGATACTTCTTTCCAAGATAACAAGAAACTATATTTTTTATCTAAAGATCAACAAAAGTCCTTAATGGATAAAGTTGATAAGCAAGAACATCAGTATATCTACAAGATTACATTATTAAACTTTGGCCGTGATCACTCGGGTAAATATTTTACCATTAGTTGTAATCAATATAATGACACCAAATCTATTGTCAGCTATAGATACATTTTACATTATGACAAGAATCAAATTAAGACCTCAAAATATATTGGTAAACGTTCAGCTAAATATCCACCTCAGTTTATTATAGATGGAGTTGTCACTGGTAATGATGGCGTCAAGCAATCCAAATCTTTCATGCAAGAAACTAGGACAGCTATCATTAACTCAAACCTCATTTCTAATAACAGCATTGTTCCTGGTGACTTTAATCAAATTGCAATCAACATTGGTTTGAACAATGAAACTAGTAACAAAGCATTATACTCATTAGCGAAGAATGCTAATTCCAGATTAACTAACTTTGCAGTTACTGGTTATGAATTGTCTGATGTTCCTAGATATAGTCGTATCTACATCAAGCAGATTAATAATGACGTTAATCACTATTATACTTTATCCTATGATCGAAACACTTCAAAATTTACATCCCTTAAGCAAGGTATTATCTCAAATAGATTGACCAACTAAAAAAGCACCCTCATTTACGAGGATGCCTTTTATATTTCCCGGGAAATATTCCGGAAATTATTTCCAAACGTCATTTACGATAATTGTTTGATCACGATCAGGACCAACTGAAATTGTTGCATATTCTACATCTAGTTCTTCTTTTAGAAATTCTAGATAAGCTTTAGCTGCATCTGGCAATTCTTCAATACTTTTCGCTTGAGTGATATCTTCATCCCAACCATTAAATGTCTTGTAAACTGGTTTGCATTTTGCAAGGAAATTCAAGTTAGCTGGATATTCATCGATTTGTTTACCATTGTAATCATATCCTACACAAACTTTTATTTCTTTCAATCCTGTAAGAACATCTAAACAGTTCAATGAGAGATGAGTTACGCCTGAAACATTGCATGAGTGCTTTAATACGACTGTATCTAGCCAACCAACACGTCTAGGTCTATGTGTAACTGTTCCATATTCGTGTCCTGCATCACGCAAGAAATCGCCTGTCTCGTTGTTTTGTTCAGTTGGGAATGGACCAGCACCAACTCTTGATGTATAAGCCTTTACGACACCGATAACTTTGTCGATAAGCGGTGCACCAACACCTGCTCCGGTTGTTACACCACCAGCTGGGTTAGATGAAGTTACATAAGGATATGTTCCGTGATCGATATCAAGCATGATTCCTTGTGCGCCTTCAAATAATACATTCTCGCCAGCTTTTAATTCTTTGTTTAAATATGCTGATGTATCAATTACACGATCTTTTAATTGTTGTCCGAATTCATAGTATGTTTCGAACATGTCATCAAAGTTCATTGGCTCTGCATTGTAAATCTTTGTAAACAATTCGTTCTTTTCGTCCAAATTCTCTTTCAAAAGGTCTCTAAAGATGTCTTTATCAAGGATATCAGCCATTCTGATTCCTACGCGCGCTGATTTGTCCGCATAGGTTGGTCCTATACCTCTATTAGTCGTACCGACCTTAGAATCTCCCTTAGAAGCCTCTTGTAATTTATCTAATTGAATATGATAAGGCATAATCAAGTGGGCACGGTTTGAAATTTTAAGATTTGAAGTATCTACACCTTGATCGTGTAAGCGCTTCAATTCTTCTAATAGTGATTCGATATTTAGAACCACTCCGTTTCCAATCAAACTTACTTTGTCTGGATATAAAATTCCTGATGGAACTGATCTGAGTTTATATACTTTACCGTCAATATTTAATGTATGTCCGGCATTGTCTCCACCTTGATAACGGGCAATGATATTTGCCTCGCCACTAAAGTAATCAGTTATTTTACCTTTACCTTCGTCACCCCATTGGGTACCTACTACTACGACTGTTGTCATATCTTATCCACCTATACTATTAATTTTCGGGAATATTCGCGATTGACGAAAACTTATTGTATGACTTAACAAACAATAGCTTTGCTGTTCCACGCGGACCTGAACGGTTCTTTGCAATTATTACTTCTACTTCACCTACATCTTGATCCTCTTGATCTTGAGGCTCAGAGTCCCCATCCTCATCTTCATTACGATAATAATCGTCACGATAAAGGAAGGAAACAATATCCGCATCCTGCTCGATTGAACCTGATTCACGAATATCTGAAAGCATTGGTCGTTTATCTTGTCGAGCTTCCAGTCCACGACCTAGTTGTGATAGCGCGATTATTGGAACATGTAATTCTTTGGCTAATTTCTTCATATTACGAGAAATTACAGAAACTTCCTGTTGACGGTTCTCTTGTCCAGTACCTTCAATAAGCTGCAAGTAATCAACAACGATTAAATCTAGCTTTCCACTTTCCTTGGCCAAACGCCGACATTTGGAACGGATTTCAGACATCTTAACACCTGGGGTATCGTCAATATACACTTCTGTATTAGATAGACTACCCATGGCAACGACTAAACTGTTCCACTGACTTTCATCTAATTGACCTGTTCTAAGAGCTGTAGCATCAATTGACCCCGTCGAACATAGCATACGGTTTACCAATGACTCCGCACTCATTTCAAGTGAGAACATTGCGACAGTTGCATGGTCTTTAACCGCTGCATTTTCAACAATATTCAAGGCAAAAGCCGTCTTACCAACACCAGGTCGAGCTCCCAAAATAATTAGTTCATCTGGATGCAAACCGGTAGTCATCGCATCTAAATCTTTGTAGCCAGTTGATAGTCCAGTAACATCACTGTCCTGGTCATACAACTTATCAATTTCAGCAAAAGATGATTTAACAACATCGCTGATTTTTCTGAATCCCTTATGGCTACGGTTCTCAGAAACATCCATAATATCACGTTCGGATGCATCAATGATAGAGTCTAAATCTTCGTTTTCGTCGAAACTACGATTAACGATATTTGTTGCAGCACCAATCAAGCTACGTAAAACAGATTTTTGCTTAACGATTCTGGCATAGTATCCGGTATTGGCTGCAGTTGGTACTGCATTAGCTAAGTCAGCAAGATATGAAATCCCACCGACATCTTCCAATTGATTAGCACGATTCAATTCATCTTGAATTGTAACAACATCAACTGGTCCATCATCCCGCTCATTGATAGTAACCATAGCTTGGAATACTAACTGATTGGCATGTTGGTAAAAATCTTCTGGCTCCAAATACTCCATTGCTTCTGTTAGCGCATCTTTGCTCAGAAAAACCGCCCCGAGGACAGCTTGTTCAGCGTCTTTATCGTTCGGCGGTATTCTAGTTATATCATTATTCATTGACTACCTACTTCTTTTCAACAATATGTACTCTGATAACAGCTTCAACTGTATCAAAGATTTTAGCTGGAACGTTTACGAAACCAAGTGCTTTGGCACCCTCTCCTAAACTCATCTTGTGCTTATCAACAGTGATGTCATATTGCTTCTTAAGTTCTTCAGCAATCTTCTTAGTTGTAACTGATCCGAACAAGCGTCCATCTGTACCAGCTTTGGCTGGAATTTCAACGACAGTTTTGTCATCTTCAATTTTAGCCTTAACAACTTTAGCTTCAGCAATTTCAGCTTCGTAATCTTTTTCTTCACGATTTTGTTCAGCTTTTAATTGGGCAATATTTTGCTTATTGGCTTCAATCGCCTTATTATTCTTAATTAAAAAGTTTTGAGCGTAACCTGATGTGACTTCTTTCACCTCACCACGTTTACCCTTTCCTCTTACATCCTCAGTAAAAATAACTTTCACAGTGACAACCTCCGTTTATTTATTATTCATAGTATCTGTTAGCACTTCAACTAATTGGTCCTTAGCTTCAGCAACTGTAGCATCGGAAATTTGTGTAGCAGCATCAGACAAGTGACCACCGCCACCCATCTTCTCCATAATGACTTGTACATTGATTTTACCCAAACTACGGGCAGAAATACCAACTCGACCGTCAGGACGCTTACTAATTACATATGAAGCTTCAACACCATTTAATGATAGCAATGTATCGGCAGCTTGAGCAACTATAACTGGATCATAAGTCTTATCTTCTTCGCCGAAACAAACAGCCATATTATCTCCTACCATCGTAATGGTTTCAATCAAATGATTTCGCTCAATAAATGAATTGATGTTTTCCTTGAGAATTTCTTGGATCAAAGTTTCATCGGCACCAACTGATCTCAAGTAACTGGCAGCATCGAATGTTCTTGTACCAGTTCTAAGTGAGAAGGATTTAGTATCGACGGTAATACCAGCCAACATTGCTGTAGCCTCGATTTTATCAATAGACTTCTTATTCTTAGGTTGATACTCGAGCATCTCTGTAATCAATTCACTAGTAGATGATGCGTATGGTTCGATATAAATCAGCATAGGATTCTCTGGGAATTCTTCACCACGTCTATGGTGATCAATAACCACGATTTTCTCACTGCTTTGGTCAAAAATCTTAGGGTTGATTGAGATGCTTTGTTTCGAGTGATCGACCATAACTATTAGAGTATTCTTCGTGACAATGTTATTGGATTCATCAGATGAAATAATATCTTTGTCAGCTTCAGGATCTTCCTTTTTAATTATGTCGATCAAACGAGCGACATCGGTGTGAAGTGATTTACGATCAACAACAATTTTACATGGAGTGTTATTCATTGCAGCTATTCTACGAATACCCAATGAGGAGCCAATAACATCCATGTCAGGGTGATTGTGACCCATAACTATAACTTGGTCGCTATCTTTCAAAAGCTCTTGTAGTGCTTCACTAATCATACGTGCACGGACTCTAGTTCTCTTTTCCATTGGATCAGTATTACCACCATAGAAACGAGCTTTCTCGCCAATTCCACGTACAACAACTTGGTCACCACCACGACCAAGTGCTAAGTTAAGGTTCTTTTGTGCTTCATCACTTAAAACTGATAAATCATCAACACCATATGAGAATCCCATACTCAATGTTAATGGTACGTTTTGTTGTGATGTATATTCTCGAATGGTATCGAGAACTTTGAAACCATGTTCTTCTGAATCAAACAATTTACCTGAGTATGCAACGATGAAGAAATGGTCATCATCAATTCGCTTCAAAAACATTTTTCCACGTGTAGCCCAGTTAGTTAATTCATTAGTAACGTAGTTGTCCAAATTAGAAATATCACGGTCACTCATTGATTGAGTTATTTCAGCGTAGTTATCTAAATAAACTTGTCCAATAACCGATCTATTATTTTCATAACGATTTTCCATTTCAGAGTATTGAGTGATTTCGAATAAGTAAATCACACGTAACTCTCGTTGGACTTGTACTAAGTAATACTTATGTCCAATCTTGATGGTCTTACTACTACCATGTTCAGAGTCCTCTTCTTCATCAGTAGTGACAAATGAAAGTAGCTCTGGAGAAATGTCAGCAATGTTCATACTATAGATAGGTTCTAATCCGGTTTTCTCGACGAAATAAGGATTAACCCATTGAACTTGTCTGTCAGCATCATAAAGCAAGATACCTAATGGATATTCAACAAAGCTATTGTCAGTACCTCGGTCGATTCGGTATTGCAAATCAGTAGTATATTTACCAGCTTTTTCCCCAAGAAGTAGAAATAAGTATACGAATAGTATTAAGGAGATCACTACTAGTAGCCCTTGGATATAACCACTAACATGACCATGAATAATTCCAACAATAAAAATTGAGATCAACATAACTACCAGCGACGCGGCAGTGAGTTGTGTTGAATGATCAACTCTCGAAAGGAAATATCGAAGGTTAGATTTTATATTTTTCATATCAATACCCCTTTTAATATACCTCCTAATTTTATCACAGCTAGGCCTGTACCTCACTGTTTATTAGTTTTTAATGGCTGACATATATTAATAAGTTAATATGAAAAAGTCCAATAAAAAAAGACCACTCAATGTGGTCTTTTTAATTAGTCTTCTGCAACGAATGGTAGAAGAGCCATAATTCTTGCTCTCTTAATAGCAATAGTTAGTCTTCTTTGGTTCTTTGCACTTGTACCTGTAACACGTCTTGGTAAAATCTTACCACGTTCAGAGATAAATCTCTTCAACAAGTCTGTGTCTTTGTAATCGATGTATTCGATGTGATTAGCAGCGATGAAGTCAACTTTACGTCTTCTACGTCCGCCTCTTCTTTGTTGGGCCATTGTAAGTTCTCCCTTCTTACTAGATTAAAATGGTAAATCATCATCTGAAATATCAATTTGTTTGCCATTATCTGCAAATGGATCACTCATGTTATTTCCAGAATTCTGATTATTATTGGTACCAGTTGAATTGGTACTAGGATTGTTACTTTGATTATTATTTGTTTGATTATTAGCATTATTGCTAAATGGAGACTGGCTATTATTTGGTTGACTTGGAGCTGAACCTTGGTTGCTTTGATTGCCACCATTTGCATTTTCATTTGCAGCTCTTCTATCACTTTCGGATCTAGATTCGAGAAGTGAGAAGTTTTCTACAACAACTTCAGTAACATAAACACGGTTACCTTGTTGGTTTTCATATGAACGTGTTTGCACACGACCATCAACGCCAACTAATGAACCTTTATGAGTGAAGTTAGAAAAGTTTTCAGCAGCTTTTCTCCAAATAACACAGTTAATGAAGTCAGCTTCGCGTTCACCTTGAGCGTTAGTGAACTGTCTGTTAACAGCAACGGTAAATGATGCGACCGCTGCTCCGTTGGCAGTGTATCTAAGTTCGGGATCACGTGTCAGGCGTCCGACTAAAACTACTCGATTAATCATATGTCTGCCTCCTTAAAATGTTTCACGTGAAACAAATTAGTCTTCACGTTTGATAATCATATGACGTAAAACGTTGTCATCAATCTTTGAAAGACGGTCAAATTCACCTAAAGCTGTATCGTCGTCTGTTGTTGCGTTGACAATATGGTAAATACCTTCTTTATAGTTAGCAATTTCATATGCTAAACGTTTCTTTTCCCAGTCTTTGGAATCAATAATCTTTGCACCGTTATCTGTAAGGATCTTGTCGTAACGATCAATAAGAGTCTTCTTAGCCTCTTCTTCGATATCAGGCTTAATGATATATGTAATTTCGTAGCGTGTTTCTGCCATGACTGTGCACCTCCTTATGGTCTAATGGTCCTAGTTAAAGGACAAGGAATATAAATTAACTTAATTTTATACTCACAGTTTATGAGTGTATCATACATCCTCCCTTATTTCTAG encodes:
- a CDS encoding adenylosuccinate synthase; the encoded protein is MTTVVVVGTQWGDEGKGKITDYFSGEANIIARYQGGDNAGHTLNIDGKVYKLRSVPSGILYPDKVSLIGNGVVLNIESLLEELKRLHDQGVDTSNLKISNRAHLIMPYHIQLDKLQEASKGDSKVGTTNRGIGPTYADKSARVGIRMADILDKDIFRDLLKENLDEKNELFTKIYNAEPMNFDDMFETYYEFGQQLKDRVIDTSAYLNKELKAGENVLFEGAQGIMLDIDHGTYPYVTSSNPAGGVTTGAGVGAPLIDKVIGVVKAYTSRVGAGPFPTEQNNETGDFLRDAGHEYGTVTHRPRRVGWLDTVVLKHSCNVSGVTHLSLNCLDVLTGLKEIKVCVGYDYNGKQIDEYPANLNFLAKCKPVYKTFNGWDEDITQAKSIEELPDAAKAYLEFLKEELDVEYATISVGPDRDQTIIVNDVWK
- the rpsR gene encoding 30S ribosomal protein S18, encoding MAQQRRGGRRRRKVDFIAANHIEYIDYKDTDLLKRFISERGKILPRRVTGTSAKNQRRLTIAIKRARIMALLPFVAED
- the dnaB gene encoding replicative DNA helicase, whose product is MNNDITRIPPNDKDAEQAVLGAVFLSKDALTEAMEYLEPEDFYQHANQLVFQAMVTINERDDGPVDVVTIQDELNRANQLEDVGGISYLADLANAVPTAANTGYYARIVKQKSVLRSLIGAATNIVNRSFDENEDLDSIIDASERDIMDVSENRSHKGFRKISDVVKSSFAEIDKLYDQDSDVTGLSTGYKDLDAMTTGLHPDELIILGARPGVGKTAFALNIVENAAVKDHATVAMFSLEMSAESLVNRMLCSTGSIDATALRTGQLDESQWNSLVVAMGSLSNTEVYIDDTPGVKMSEIRSKCRRLAKESGKLDLIVVDYLQLIEGTGQENRQQEVSVISRNMKKLAKELHVPIIALSQLGRGLEARQDKRPMLSDIRESGSIEQDADIVSFLYRDDYYRNEDEDGDSEPQDQEDQDVGEVEVIIAKNRSGPRGTAKLLFVKSYNKFSSIANIPEN
- the ssb gene encoding single-stranded DNA-binding protein, with translation MINRVVLVGRLTRDPELRYTANGAAVASFTVAVNRQFTNAQGEREADFINCVIWRKAAENFSNFTHKGSLVGVDGRVQTRSYENQQGNRVYVTEVVVENFSLLESRSESDRRAANENANGGNQSNQGSAPSQPNNSQSPFSNNANNQTNNNQSNNPSTNSTGTNNNQNSGNNMSDPFADNGKQIDISDDDLPF
- the rpsF gene encoding 30S ribosomal protein S6, translating into MAETRYEITYIIKPDIEEEAKKTLIDRYDKILTDNGAKIIDSKDWEKKRLAYEIANYKEGIYHIVNATTDDDTALGEFDRLSKIDDNVLRHMIIKRED
- a CDS encoding transglycosylase domain-containing protein, whose product is MRENRRVGKTVKKKKWPKILLIVVILVVAAFVAIWLKIGTPVKESIADGYSYSNRLTKKDFYPKNSTIIYGADGKELKRFSQSDVDYTDESKVNPLISKGLVEVEDSRFYIHHGIDMYAILRSMGARVFEHRVQGGSTLTQQLVKNVVLKDQSQTFSRKIKEMVIAQEIEKKFSKKQILEFYINDVYMGHATYGFSSAAKYYYSKDQKDLDIGQIAMLIGIPNNPVYYDPVAYPERSVKRRNMVLSIMNKNGLISKKQYMSSRKKPLGLKLNKHTFDNDVSKNYALNYAVFNATEELMKSSGFTMKYTFNDDKSRKDYYEKYAQAYDRARGQLMNGGYSIRTTIDPVLQSKIEELVDKVYASNQSKDKYGKLQPQLASTVIDNKTGNVIAVVGGRGTEYDQINRAVTGYRQPGSAAKPLVAYAPAFERGYLPQSSVTDSPVQGISNWYPGYTGQTTVRHALENSINTVAFKLALQDTKKTYYDDLAKMEFARLTPQDRNPIIALGGFTDGTTTTEMASGYSSFSRQGNFIHPSNIQSVYDESNDRMLYENRHLEKKIYTTDASYLMLNTLQSVVSNGLGKAASLDNFKYTAGKTGTTDAHKDSYFVGMTPDFTIANWTGNDQPSSLTTAQESLAMAAFKSEGEYLVDYLKEKNTDFKKPSTVKVLGDKLTVDDSKKKQTIQDVIDTDFSKFNNAQEEKNKRRLFNMDYRIIYHLSKKEEYSREAKVKKALKKYEDSPITKESQYSSKLDELQKIRYLNINVKRQTAKKQFTDKIVDLQKQLNLKQAQFQADKDNGKLSKYNSEKRKIQDQRNEQRKKMVDKLMPEYNAQVEKVKDAYKNNDSDKEAQKQTLINLMNEIRSYGGSVPDLKLNIDD
- a CDS encoding DHH family phosphoesterase produces the protein MKNIKSNLRYFLSRVDHSTQLTAASLVVMLISIFIVGIIHGHVSGYIQGLLVVISLILFVYLFLLLGEKAGKYTTDLQYRIDRGTDNSFVEYPLGILLYDADRQVQWVNPYFVEKTGLEPIYSMNIADISPELLSFVTTDEEEDSEHGSSKTIKIGHKYYLVQVQRELRVIYLFEITQYSEMENRYENNRSVIGQVYLDNYAEITQSMSDRDISNLDNYVTNELTNWATRGKMFLKRIDDDHFFIVAYSGKLFDSEEHGFKVLDTIREYTSQQNVPLTLSMGFSYGVDDLSVLSDEAQKNLNLALGRGGDQVVVRGIGEKARFYGGNTDPMEKRTRVRARMISEALQELLKDSDQVIVMGHNHPDMDVIGSSLGIRRIAAMNNTPCKIVVDRKSLHTDVARLIDIIKKEDPEADKDIISSDESNNIVTKNTLIVMVDHSKQSISINPKIFDQSSEKIVVIDHHRRGEEFPENPMLIYIEPYASSTSELITEMLEYQPKNKKSIDKIEATAMLAGITVDTKSFSLRTGTRTFDAASYLRSVGADETLIQEILKENINSFIERNHLIETITMVGDNMAVCFGEEDKTYDPVIVAQAADTLLSLNGVEASYVISKRPDGRVGISARSLGKINVQVIMEKMGGGGHLSDAATQISDATVAEAKDQLVEVLTDTMNNK
- the rplI gene encoding 50S ribosomal protein L9, which gives rise to MKVIFTEDVRGKGKRGEVKEVTSGYAQNFLIKNNKAIEANKQNIAQLKAEQNREEKDYEAEIAEAKVVKAKIEDDKTVVEIPAKAGTDGRLFGSVTTKKIAEELKKQYDITVDKHKMSLGEGAKALGFVNVPAKIFDTVEAVIRVHIVEKK